In Cryptomeria japonica chromosome 5, Sugi_1.0, whole genome shotgun sequence, the genomic window ATGTAGggtagtttgaacaatcaaacttgactcaaccTTGTCCTTTTCCTTTTATACCCAAGCTTGTTTGATTATTTCTTGCTCTTTGTTGTTGTTTCCTGACCTAAATTGACACTTGGTTCCAAGGTTGATACTACCTTATTTTTCTTGGCAGTCTTTTGCTTACAATGTTTTTCAACgtggcccaagttttgacaatgataacatttaacatttacatttaatgatgaatttgaaaaactagTGTAGGACTGAGATACAtctctcctacattcataactcctatgaccatacccattacaatgataacaaataacattcatatccctaagagcaacaaattgatttctactttcaaaactagatGGAAACCTATGCATAAGATTACAATCAataattctatgaccataagtgtTACATTTATAGGAGTAGCCctggaattgaggtacataccaatcattattgaatttgcttctcattggtctccttggagcAACATAGTTTGGTCTTCTTGAGTTATTATTTCTTGTATTCTTGACCTTTGTGAAGCCTCCATCATTAACATTTGCTTTTCTTCTaggatcaacatgttggttcattgACTGATTCTTTGTAGCAGTAACACGTCTTCTTCTCATTGGACTTGCTAACagtgaatgtttgtttgacttcactttcacttgaagatGTGAAGTGTATCTCCTTGCCTAATGAATCTTTACTGTTAGAATATTttccattttcaaatccaacaCCATTGATGTCCTTGTTGTGCTTTTGCTTACTTAACATTTTGTCTAGTGCTTTAGTGTTGCCACCATACTTAATCCTCATGTTAAGTTCATCTTTATTcttttccaattcctttcttaAATTTACAAGGTCTTCTTTCAATTTTAGACACTCCTTATCCTTCTTCTCTAAATCTGATTTTGTAACTTCATACATACTTGTGGCTTCTTCCAACTAGATTCTCATATTAGAAATTATTGTTTTTGATTCCTCAAGTGATTTTTTAGTAGATCTTGTTCTTCAGCAACAACATTCTAGTACTTTTTATATTCCTTCCTTACATTTCTAAGTTATTCtagtgcactcacaagttcacccTCAAGgtccttcaacttcaatttcctcttcttcatcatcaacaatatgtTCAACAAATAATTCTCCTTGTGTCGTGAAGAGATTGACTTCTTTTTTACTTTCACTGCAACAATCTTTAGAGACACTTTCTTCattagaggcatcatcttcaaatgtgtaaagACTATTATTTCTCCTAAAATTTCTCCTTGGCTTGTAACAATTTTTcatcttttcctttcccttcatcCTTTTCTCCATAAGGGCACTTAGATGAAAAGTGTCCAATCttgccatagttgaaacatttgaagggcaacttacctttgtactttcttgAACTTCTTTTGAGCTTCCTTACAAATTTTGCTACGGTAGCATCAGaatcattttcatcctcatttgtagcttgttcttttcctttttgtgtggTATTGAAGGCAACCTCTCTCTTAAAAACTTCAACACTTactgtcctcatctcataagttgATAGAAAcccaaacaattcatccatagagaaagaTTTCAgatctttagcttcttcaatagcAGAAACTTTTGTGTCATACCTTGTAGTCAATGATCTcatgacctttttgacaataaaTTCATCTATGACTTCTTCTCCAAGTCCTATTATTGTGCTCacaatctcatccactctttgTAGATAAATagctagcttctcttcttctttaatTTTCCAATTTTCAAATTGAGTTCTTAAATTTTGCAGTTTCGCTTCTTTTACTTTAGTATCTCCATCATATAATCTTTGTATCTTATCCCATGTTTTTGCTAAAgtgcagtgcatgactttgacaaactctatatcAAACATACCACTTAAGATAACATTTTTGGCCTTTGCATTGATCTTATATTCCCATTTAGTATCAAGATCAGTAGGAGGAGTGGATGGAACTATATATCCATTATTCACTGACATCCATATGTCAAACCCAAGAGAAGACATGTATGTCTCCAtttttctactccaaaaggcatagttggtgccatc contains:
- the LOC131035829 gene encoding uncharacterized protein LOC131035829 → MARNESSSKAHMFDGTNYAFWSRKMETYMSSLGFDIWMSVNNGYIVPSTPPTDLDTKWEYKINAKAKNVILSGMFDIEFVKVMHCTLAKTWDKIQRLYDGDTKVKEAKLQNLRTQFENWKIKEEEKLAIYLQRVDEIVSTIIGLGEEVIDEFIVKKVMRSLTTRYDTKVSAIEEAKDLKSFSMDELFGFLSTYEMRTVSVEVFKREVAFNTTQKGKEQATNEDENDSDATVAKFVRKLKRSSRKYKGKLPFKCFNYGKIGHFSSKCPYGEKDEGKGKDEKLLQAKEKF